In the Mycolicibacter minnesotensis genome, CCGCTCAACCGCTAAGCGGAACTGGCCTCGGCGGCGACGTCAGAACCGATGCCGAAACCGACCCGCCGACTGTCGGCGACGCCGATCTCCACGTAGGAGATCTTGGCGGACTGCACCAGGTAACGGCGGCCCTTCTGGTCGGTCAGCGACAGCACGGCGCTCTCGGCGCCCTTGCCCAGCGCGGCGGCAACCAGCTTTTCGACTTCATCGGGCGTCTGCGCACTGGAGATCACCAGTTCGCGCGCGCTGTCGGTGACCCCGATCTTGACCTCCACGCGAGCCCCTTTCGTTTGCGGTGGGCGTTGTCTAGCAGGCTAGTGGACGAGCACCCGGTGGGTACGCACCGGCCGTTCGCCCTGGGCGATAACGGACCTCGCACCACCGGGGAGCGCCGATCCGACCAGCTCAGGCCAGGCCCAACTCGCGCATACGCTCGTCGTGGGTGTGCTGCAGGCGGTCGAAGAACCCGGCGAGCTGAGCCAGCCCGGCCGCACCCGACACCACCAGATCGGCGAGTTCGTCGCGGTCGGCCAACACGTACTGGGCCTGGGTGATCGCCTCGCCGAGCAGGCGGCGCGACCACAACGCCAACCGACTGCGCTGCTTGGCGCTGGCCGTGACCGCGCCACGCACTTCGTCGACGACGAACTGTGAGTGCTTGGTCTCGGCCAGGACCGAGCGCACCACGTCAGCCACCTCGTCGGGCAGCCCATCGGCGATCTGCAGGTAGAAATCCGCGGCCATGGCATCGCCGATGTAGGTCTTGACCAGCGCCTCCAACCAGGTGCTGGGCATCGTGAGGCGGTGGTAATTGTCCAGCGCGGTAGCGTATTTCGACATCGCCGGGACCACATCGACACCGCGGCGCTCAAGGGCCTCGCGCAGGAGCTCAAAGTGGCCCATCTCGGCGGCGGCCATCGCCGCCATCGAGATCCGGCCGCGCAGGTCGGGCGCCATCCGGGCTTCGTCGGTGAGCCGGTAGAACGCGGCCACCTCGCCGTAGGCCAGTGCCGCGAACAGCTCGTTGACACCGGGATGATCGGCGGACAGCCGTGGCGTGCACGGCTGCGTTTCCGCGTCGGCCGAGGGAACCGAATTCATCACCACACTGTAGGCGTTCCGCGGCAATGGGCCGCTTCCCGGCCCGACCAGGTACTATGACTCTCAGGCATTGCCCCTTCGGCACTGCCGCGCAATGTGCGTACACGCGGGTGGCCCGCCTACAGGCGAGTGCAGGGCCCCCGACGGAGCCTTTTGAAAACGGGCGAAGTATTGACCGTCGAAGTGTGTGCGCCCCGACCCACACCGCGATCGACTGACATACCGCGCCGACTTCGAAAGGCACCCGCCAGCGCATGACCCCATTGATTTCCACCACTGTCCCCACCGCTCCCCCGACCTTCGCCGAACTAGGCGTTCGCGACGAGATCGTTCGCGCGTTGGCCGAGAACGGCATCGAGCACGCCTTCGCGATCCAGGAGCTGACGCTGCCCCTTGCGCTGGCCGGCGACGATCTGATCGGCCAGGCCCGCACCGGCATGGGTAAGACCTTCGGCTTCGGCGTCCCGCTGCTGCAGCGGGTCAGCACCAGCCCGGACCGGCCCCTGACCGGCGCACCCCGAGCGTTGGTTGTCGTTCCCACCCGCGAACTGTGCATCCAGGTCTCCGGCGACCTGGCCGATGCAGCCAAGTACCTGACCGCCGGGGACCGCCCGCTGTCGGTGCAGGCCATCTATGGCGGCCGTCCCTACGAGCCACAGATCGCGGCCCTGCAAGCCGGCGCCGACGTCGTGGTGGGCACCCCGGGCCGGCTGCTCGACCTGGCTCAACAGGGCCACCTGCAACTGGGCGGACTGTCCGTGCTGGTGCTCGATGAGGCCGATGAAATGCTGGACCTGGGCTTTCTGCCCGACATCGAACGCATCCTGTCCCGCATCCCCGACGATCGCCAATCGATGCTGTTCTCGGCGACCATGCCCGGACCGATCATCACCTTGGCCCGTAGCTTCATGAACCAGCCCACCCACATCCGGGCCGAGGCTCCGCATTCTTCAGCAGTGCACGACGCCACCGAGCAGTTCGTGTACCGCGCCCACGCGCTGGACAAGGCCGAACTGGTCGCCCGGATACTTCAGGCGCGGGGCCGCGGCGCCACGATGATCTTCACTCGGACCAAGCGGACCGCACAGAAAGTCGCCGACGACCTGGGCGAGCGCGGCTTCAAAGTGGGTGCGGTGCACGGGGACCTCAATCAGGTGGCCCGCGAGAAGGCACTCAAGGCGTTCCGCACCGGCGACGTCGACGTGCTGGTGGCCACCGATGTGGCCGCCCGCGGCATCGACATCGACGACGTCACCCACGTCATCAACTACCAGTGCCCCGACGACGAGAAGACCTACGTACACCGGATCGGCCGCACCGGCCGCGCCGGCAAGACCGGCGTCGCCGTCACCCTGGTCGACTGGGACGAACTGGCCCGCTGGACGCTGATCGACAAGGCACTCGATCTGAGCTGTCCCGACCCGGCGGAGACCTACTCCAGCTCGCCGCATCTGTTCACCGAACTGGATATCCCCACCGACACCAGCGGCTCGATCGGTAAGACCCGCCGGTCGCCGGCCAAGCGGCCCGAAGGCGGCGACGAAGAACGCCGCGAAACCTCGGCTGACCGGCAGCGTGCGCCCCGCAACTCGACTCGGTCGCGGCGACGCACCCGGGGCGGTCAGACCGACGCCGACGACGGCGCCGCGCAGGCCGTCGAATCGGGCGAGACGGGACCCGCCACCAGCTCTGACGCCGGTGCACCCAGTGCACCCCGGCGTCGTCGCCGGCGCCGCCCGAACAAGCCGGCGGCCGCTGCCGCGAACGGCAGCTGAGCTAGGCCGCCGACGTGGTGCGACCCGAGCGCCGCACCCCCGGCGATCTGGTCGCGGCGGCGGTGATCGCGGTCGTGATCGTGGTCGTCGGGGTGGCCATCTGGTGGACCAGCGATGCCCGCGCCACGGTCAGCCAGGCTGCATCGGACTCAGCGACCAATCCCCCGTCGGCCGTGATGGTGCCTGCGGCACTGGCACAGGCATGGACCGCTGCGAGCCCGGCAACCTGGGCGCCGGTGCTGGTCTCGGGGACAGTGATCACCGGCGATGGCCGGCGAATGAGCGGACGCGACCCAGCTACCGGTGAGGAACGCTGGAGCTATTCCCGTGACGTCGACCTGTGCGCGGTGACCTGGATCTATCGCTACGCCGTCGCGGTGTATCCCGATGCCCGCGGCTGCGGCCAGGCCAGTGCGATCGTCGCCGCCACCGGGCTGCGCGGGCCGGCCCGCACCAGCTACGCCGACCCGACGGTGCGGGTCACCTCCGAGGGCAGCGCGGTGCTCTCCGCCGGTCCCACCCGCCTGGAATTGTGGCGTTCGGACCTGGTCCGGGTGCTCTCCTATGGCGAGATCGACGCCAGGGTGAAGCCCTCGGCGCGCGGCCGTGGCCAGGGCTGCACCCTGGTGTCGGCAGCGGCGGCCTCGTCGGCGGTCTCGGTCCTGGAAGCCTGCGCCGGCCAGACCGACCTACAGCTGACCCTGCTTCGTCCGGGCAAAGAGGAAGACGACCCGGAGACCCAGCGCATTCCCCAGCCCGGGGTGGCCGCCGACTCCGGCGCCCGGGTGCTCGCGGTGACCGACTCGGATTCGGGGCCCAACACAGCGATCTATCTGCCCACTCCGCAGCCCCGGGTCGAGGTTGTCGACCAGACGGGCAGCACGATCGCCAAGACCTTGCTGCCGGGCAATCCCAGCGCCGACAGTGCCGCGTTGCCGGTATCGCGACCCACCGGTCTGATCTGTTGGTGGACCGGCGACGCGGTCATGGTGTTCGACTCCGGGACCCTGGCCTACCGCTACACCATCGCAGCGTCGGGTGCCGCGGTGCCGCTGGGGCCGGCCGCCCGGATGGCCGATCACCTGCTGATCCCGGTCACCGACGGGGTCGGAGTCTTCGATCAAGCCACCGGCGCAGCCGAACGCATCATCCCGGTCAGCCGCCCTCCGGGGGTTTCCACGGTATTTCCGGCCGTGTCAGGTCCGATGGTGCTGGAACAGCGCGGCGACACCGTGGTGGCACTGGGCTGAACCGCTCGAGAGCAGCGACCCGCTGCTGATCAGACCTCGGGGGTGAAGGTCGGCAGTTTTTTGCCGCTCTTCCAGTACTTGAGTAATGCCTCGGCCAGCTGCCGATACGCCTGCGCGCCCTTGTTCTTACGCGCGGCGATCACCGACGCGCCCGATGCGCTGGCCTCGGCGAAACGCACCGTACGCGGGATCGGTGGGGCCAGCACCGGCAGGTCATAACGGTCGGCGATGTCGAGCAAGACATCACGGCTGTGGGTGGTGCGCGAGTCATACAGCGTCGGCAAAGCACCCAACAACGTCAGCTTCGGATTGGTGATCTGCTGAACGTCGTTGACCGTACGCAGGAACTGGCCGACGCCGCGATGCGCCAGCGTCTCGCATTGCAGGGGCACGATCACCTCGCCGGCCGCGGTAAGTCCGTTGAGGGTCAACACGCCCAGGGAGGGCGGGCAGTCGATGACGGCGACATCGAACTGGTCTTCCAATTTGGCCAGCGCACGCTGCAGGGCGTATTCCCGGCCGGCCCGCATCAGCAGCATCGCCTCGGCCCCGGCCAGGTCGATGTTGGCCGGCAGCAGGGTCATTCCCTCCTCGGTCTGGACCAGCGCTGCGTTCGGCTCCACCTCACCGAGCAGCACTTCGTGCACCGAGACCGGCAGCTTGTCGGGGTCCTGCCCCAGCGAGAACGTCAGACAACCCTGCGGGTCGAGGTCGACCAGCAATACCCGCCGACCGAGCTCGGCCATCGCCGCGCCCAGCGACGCCACCGTCGTAGTCTTGGCCACGCCGCCTTTCTGGTTGGCAACCGCCAAGATCCGCATCCCCGTCACACCGACATACTGGCACGGCTTGCCCGGCTAGAGCACCAAACGGGGGTCGATGTCCGCCGTCGGGCAGAATCGACGGGCGTGGGGATCGAGGAGCACCGACTTCTGCTGCTGCGCCACGGTGAAACCGAGTGGTCCCAAAGCGGTCGGCACACCGGACGCACCGAGCTGGAGTTGACCGAGGTGGGCCGGCGCCAGGCCATCGCGGCCAGCGCACCACTGGCCGATCTGGCACTGCAGGACCCACTGGTGCTCTGCAGCCCGCGACGACGCGCGCAGGTGACCGCAGAGCTTGCCGGGCTGCACGTCGATGAGACGATCGAAGACCTCGCCGAATGGGACTACGGCCGCTACGAAGGCCTGACCACCGCACAGATCCGCGCCGCCGAATCCGACTGGCTGATCTGGACGCACGGCGGTGCCGGCGGCGAGACAGTGGCGCAGGTCAGCGATCGCGCCGACAGGATGGTGGCGGTGGCGTTGCGGCAGTTGGCCACGCGTGACGTGGTGTTCGTCAGCCACGGCCACTTCTCCCGGGCGGTGGTCACCCGTTGGCTCGAGTTCCCGTTGGCCGAGGGAGCACGCTTTGGAATGCCGGTGGCCTCGTTAGCCGTCTGCGGTTTCGAGCACGGCGTGCGCCAGCTCGTCGCCCTCGGGTTGACCGGGCCGAAAGCCGCAGGACGGTGAGGCCGTCCTGGACGCCGCCGGCGTTCGTGCTTTCCGGACCGGCCGGGACTATATCGGCCGAGGCGGCGGTAGCCGGCTTTGCCGACGTCGCCGACGCCCAGGCCGCATTGTCCGCGGGACGAGCCCCGATTGTGTTAGGCGCGTTGCCTTTCCGTCCGGGCGCTGCCGCGGCACTGTTTGTCCCGCGTGGTCTGCGCCGCGAGCGCTCGCTACGGCCCGCGCCCATTGTCGGCATACCGGAGGTCCGCGTCGTCGAACGTGTTCCCTCACCCGCAGAGCACCGCGTGAGGATCCGGCGGGTGCTGGAGGAGCTGAATGCGCCGCACAGCACCCTGCAGAAGGTGGTGCTGGCTCGCGGACTGCGTTTGAGCGCCGACGCACCGCTGGACGCCGATGCTCTGTTGCGCCGGTTGGTCGCCGCCGACCCGAGCAGCTACGGCTACCTCGTCGACCTGAGCGCCGCCGGGGCCCCGTACGCCGGCACGATGCTGGTGGGCGCCAGTCCAGAGCTGTTGGTCGCGCGCGACGGCGACCGGGTGACCTGCCGGCCGTTCGCCGGTTCGGCCCCGCGCTCGGCCGACGCCGATGTCGACGCCGCCAACGCCGCCGCATTGGCCGCGTCCGGAAAGGACCGTCATGAGCACCAGTTGGTGGTCGACCAGCTCCGCAGCGCGCTCGCACCGCT is a window encoding:
- a CDS encoding isochorismate synthase; translation: MRPSWTPPAFVLSGPAGTISAEAAVAGFADVADAQAALSAGRAPIVLGALPFRPGAAAALFVPRGLRRERSLRPAPIVGIPEVRVVERVPSPAEHRVRIRRVLEELNAPHSTLQKVVLARGLRLSADAPLDADALLRRLVAADPSSYGYLVDLSAAGAPYAGTMLVGASPELLVARDGDRVTCRPFAGSAPRSADADVDAANAAALAASGKDRHEHQLVVDQLRSALAPLCAELDVAPEPLLSSTAAVWHLNTPITGRLRETATTALDLALALHPTAAVGGVPTAAAVELITEVEDDRGFYAGAVGWCDAAGDGRWVVAIRCAQLSADRRSALAHAGGGIVAESDPDEELAETVTKFGTILSAMGVARPNAALPD
- a CDS encoding ParA family protein; the encoded protein is MRILAVANQKGGVAKTTTVASLGAAMAELGRRVLLVDLDPQGCLTFSLGQDPDKLPVSVHEVLLGEVEPNAALVQTEEGMTLLPANIDLAGAEAMLLMRAGREYALQRALAKLEDQFDVAVIDCPPSLGVLTLNGLTAAGEVIVPLQCETLAHRGVGQFLRTVNDVQQITNPKLTLLGALPTLYDSRTTHSRDVLLDIADRYDLPVLAPPIPRTVRFAEASASGASVIAARKNKGAQAYRQLAEALLKYWKSGKKLPTFTPEV
- a CDS encoding acid phosphatase, producing the protein MGIEEHRLLLLRHGETEWSQSGRHTGRTELELTEVGRRQAIAASAPLADLALQDPLVLCSPRRRAQVTAELAGLHVDETIEDLAEWDYGRYEGLTTAQIRAAESDWLIWTHGGAGGETVAQVSDRADRMVAVALRQLATRDVVFVSHGHFSRAVVTRWLEFPLAEGARFGMPVASLAVCGFEHGVRQLVALGLTGPKAAGR
- a CDS encoding ferritin-like fold-containing protein produces the protein MNSVPSADAETQPCTPRLSADHPGVNELFAALAYGEVAAFYRLTDEARMAPDLRGRISMAAMAAAEMGHFELLREALERRGVDVVPAMSKYATALDNYHRLTMPSTWLEALVKTYIGDAMAADFYLQIADGLPDEVADVVRSVLAETKHSQFVVDEVRGAVTASAKQRSRLALWSRRLLGEAITQAQYVLADRDELADLVVSGAAGLAQLAGFFDRLQHTHDERMRELGLA
- a CDS encoding DEAD/DEAH box helicase; the encoded protein is MTPLISTTVPTAPPTFAELGVRDEIVRALAENGIEHAFAIQELTLPLALAGDDLIGQARTGMGKTFGFGVPLLQRVSTSPDRPLTGAPRALVVVPTRELCIQVSGDLADAAKYLTAGDRPLSVQAIYGGRPYEPQIAALQAGADVVVGTPGRLLDLAQQGHLQLGGLSVLVLDEADEMLDLGFLPDIERILSRIPDDRQSMLFSATMPGPIITLARSFMNQPTHIRAEAPHSSAVHDATEQFVYRAHALDKAELVARILQARGRGATMIFTRTKRTAQKVADDLGERGFKVGAVHGDLNQVAREKALKAFRTGDVDVLVATDVAARGIDIDDVTHVINYQCPDDEKTYVHRIGRTGRAGKTGVAVTLVDWDELARWTLIDKALDLSCPDPAETYSSSPHLFTELDIPTDTSGSIGKTRRSPAKRPEGGDEERRETSADRQRAPRNSTRSRRRTRGGQTDADDGAAQAVESGETGPATSSDAGAPSAPRRRRRRRPNKPAAAAANGS
- a CDS encoding DUF3107 domain-containing protein, with translation MEVKIGVTDSARELVISSAQTPDEVEKLVAAALGKGAESAVLSLTDQKGRRYLVQSAKISYVEIGVADSRRVGFGIGSDVAAEASSA
- a CDS encoding Rv3212 family protein — its product is MVRPERRTPGDLVAAAVIAVVIVVVGVAIWWTSDARATVSQAASDSATNPPSAVMVPAALAQAWTAASPATWAPVLVSGTVITGDGRRMSGRDPATGEERWSYSRDVDLCAVTWIYRYAVAVYPDARGCGQASAIVAATGLRGPARTSYADPTVRVTSEGSAVLSAGPTRLELWRSDLVRVLSYGEIDARVKPSARGRGQGCTLVSAAAASSAVSVLEACAGQTDLQLTLLRPGKEEDDPETQRIPQPGVAADSGARVLAVTDSDSGPNTAIYLPTPQPRVEVVDQTGSTIAKTLLPGNPSADSAALPVSRPTGLICWWTGDAVMVFDSGTLAYRYTIAASGAAVPLGPAARMADHLLIPVTDGVGVFDQATGAAERIIPVSRPPGVSTVFPAVSGPMVLEQRGDTVVALG